A section of the Bacillus pumilus genome encodes:
- the deoC gene encoding deoxyribose-phosphate aldolase, which translates to MTIAKLIDHTALKPDTSKAAIMQLLEEAKTHQFASVCVNPTWVSLAAKELAGTGVDVCTVIGFPLGANTTAVKAFETKDAIENGATEVDMVINIAALKDGEYDAVEQDIRAVVDAAKGKALVKVIIEACLLTDEEKVKACELSVKAGADFVKTSTGFSTGGATAEDIALMRKTVGPDIGVKASGGVRTKEDVEAMLAAGATRIGASAGVSIIKGDQSAPSKDY; encoded by the coding sequence ATGACGATAGCAAAGCTCATTGATCATACAGCACTAAAACCAGATACATCGAAAGCTGCAATTATGCAGTTACTTGAAGAAGCAAAGACTCATCAGTTTGCATCCGTATGTGTGAATCCAACATGGGTATCTCTTGCGGCAAAAGAACTAGCAGGAACAGGCGTTGACGTTTGTACAGTCATCGGTTTCCCGCTAGGTGCAAACACAACAGCAGTGAAAGCATTCGAAACAAAGGATGCCATCGAGAATGGTGCAACTGAAGTGGACATGGTTATCAATATTGCGGCATTGAAAGACGGCGAATATGATGCAGTTGAGCAAGATATTCGTGCAGTTGTAGACGCGGCAAAAGGGAAAGCACTTGTGAAGGTTATTATTGAAGCGTGCTTACTCACAGATGAAGAGAAAGTCAAAGCTTGTGAGCTTTCAGTGAAAGCTGGCGCTGATTTTGTGAAAACATCGACTGGATTTAGTACAGGCGGTGCTACTGCTGAGGACATCGCATTAATGCGTAAAACAGTAGGGCCTGACATCGGTGTGAAAGCATCCGGCGGTGTGAGAACAAAAGAAGATGTTGAGGCAATGCTAGCTGCAGGCGCTACCCGAATTGGTGCGAGTGCAGGCGTTTCTATTATCAAAGGGGATCAATCAGCTCCTTCGAAAGACTATTAA
- a CDS encoding aldose 1-epimerase family protein — MRRLENNHLLIQINERGAEVREVLHKESGRQYMWSGDPAYWGRVSPVLFPIVGRLKNDQYKIDGQTYELTQHGFLRDVDFDVHEETKHTVTFQYESKGRHIEQYPYEFTARIRYELSENGLMISWEIDYAGDDTMYFSIGGHPAFRVPLVEGERTADYTLTLTPSTEHLPVQYELKNSLIREKEKGIQFEPIQLRPELFQHDAMIFRHINRVSLTSQAGHGVEVDLTGFPFVGIWSPYDQEKGTMAPFVCIEPWYGIADVEGTNGQYKEKFGIQTLGKNETFQAAYTIFFK, encoded by the coding sequence ATGAGAAGACTTGAAAATAATCATTTATTGATTCAGATCAATGAGAGAGGTGCCGAGGTCAGAGAGGTGCTTCATAAGGAAAGTGGACGTCAATATATGTGGTCTGGCGATCCTGCATACTGGGGCAGGGTGTCGCCTGTCTTATTCCCGATTGTTGGGCGATTAAAGAATGACCAATATAAGATAGATGGTCAAACCTATGAGCTCACGCAGCATGGATTCTTGCGTGATGTTGATTTTGATGTACATGAAGAAACGAAACATACAGTGACTTTTCAATATGAATCAAAAGGTCGTCATATCGAGCAGTATCCTTATGAATTTACCGCCCGTATTCGATACGAGCTGTCGGAAAATGGTCTGATGATTTCCTGGGAAATTGATTATGCTGGAGATGACACGATGTATTTCTCTATTGGAGGTCACCCCGCATTTCGAGTCCCGCTTGTTGAAGGAGAACGTACAGCGGATTATACCCTGACATTGACGCCTTCTACTGAGCATCTTCCTGTCCAATATGAACTGAAAAATTCACTTATCAGGGAGAAAGAAAAAGGGATTCAGTTTGAACCGATTCAGCTTCGACCAGAGCTTTTTCAGCATGATGCGATGATCTTTCGTCATATCAATCGAGTGTCATTGACGTCTCAGGCAGGTCACGGGGTTGAGGTTGATCTCACTGGTTTTCCGTTCGTTGGCATTTGGTCACCTTATGATCAAGAAAAAGGCACAATGGCTCCTTTTGTTTGTATTGAGCCTTGGTACGGTATTGCCGATGTTGAAGGGACGAATGGACAATACAAGGAAAAGTTCGGTATTCAAACTTTAGGGAAGAATGAGACGTTCCAAGCCGCCTATACGATTTTCTTCAAATGA
- a CDS encoding pyrimidine-nucleoside phosphorylase yields the protein MRMVDIIAKKRDGKELSSEEISFFVKGYTDGTIPDYQASALAMAIFFQDMTDQERADLTLAMANSGDTIDLSAIEGIKVDKHSTGGVGDTTTLVLAPLVAALDVPVAKMSGRGLGHTGGTVDKLEAVKGFHVEITKDEFIELVNRHKVAVIGQSGNLTPADKKLYALRDVTGTVNSIPLIASSIMSKKIAAGADAIVLDVKTGAGAFMKTPEDSEKLAKAMVRIGNNVGRQTMAVISDMSQPLGLAIGNSLEVKEAIDTLKGEGPEDLNELVLTLGSQMVVLAKKAETLDEAREKLIEVMKNGKALEKFKEFLENQGGDGSIVDQPEKLPQAPYQIEVPAKEAGVVAEIVADEIGVAAMILGAGRATKEDDIDLSVGIMLNKKVGDRVEKGDSLVTLHANREDVANVMEKIYDNIRIADHADAPTLIHTVITE from the coding sequence ATGAGAATGGTAGATATCATTGCGAAAAAACGTGACGGAAAAGAATTATCTTCAGAGGAAATTTCTTTCTTTGTCAAAGGATATACGGACGGAACAATTCCTGACTACCAAGCAAGTGCCTTGGCTATGGCGATTTTCTTCCAAGATATGACGGATCAAGAACGTGCAGACCTAACGCTCGCTATGGCGAACTCAGGAGACACGATTGACCTGTCTGCCATTGAAGGCATTAAAGTAGACAAGCATTCAACAGGCGGTGTAGGTGATACAACAACGCTTGTACTTGCACCTCTTGTGGCTGCACTTGATGTACCTGTAGCGAAAATGTCTGGCCGCGGTCTTGGACATACAGGTGGTACAGTGGATAAGCTTGAAGCGGTAAAAGGCTTCCACGTAGAAATTACAAAAGATGAATTCATCGAGCTCGTGAACCGTCATAAAGTAGCGGTCATTGGTCAATCAGGCAACCTCACACCAGCGGATAAAAAGCTTTATGCCCTTCGTGATGTGACAGGAACCGTTAACTCAATTCCGCTCATTGCAAGCTCGATTATGAGTAAGAAAATTGCTGCTGGCGCAGATGCAATCGTATTAGATGTGAAAACAGGTGCAGGTGCTTTCATGAAAACACCTGAAGACTCTGAGAAACTTGCAAAAGCCATGGTCCGTATTGGAAACAACGTTGGCAGACAAACGATGGCTGTCATCTCTGATATGTCTCAGCCGTTAGGATTAGCGATTGGAAATTCCCTTGAAGTGAAAGAAGCCATTGACACACTTAAAGGCGAAGGCCCTGAAGACTTAAACGAGCTTGTGCTCACATTAGGAAGTCAAATGGTCGTTCTTGCGAAAAAAGCAGAAACGCTTGATGAAGCAAGAGAAAAGCTAATTGAAGTCATGAAAAACGGCAAAGCCCTTGAGAAATTCAAGGAATTCTTAGAAAACCAAGGCGGAGACGGCTCGATTGTAGATCAACCAGAAAAACTGCCGCAAGCCCCTTACCAAATCGAAGTTCCTGCAAAAGAAGCAGGTGTGGTTGCTGAGATCGTCGCAGACGAAATCGGTGTTGCAGCCATGATTCTTGGAGCAGGACGTGCAACAAAAGAGGACGATATCGACCTATCAGTTGGTATCATGCTGAACAAAAAAGTTGGCGATCGTGTTGAAAAAGGAGATTCACTCGTAACACTTCATGCAAATCGAGAAGATGTTGCGAATGTCATGGAGAAAATTTATGACAACATTCGCATCGCAGATCATGCGGATGCACCAACTCTCATTCACACGGTGATCACAGAATAA
- a CDS encoding acyltransferase family protein, which translates to MNSKENRLRYILGLDGLRAIAVLAVIAYHLHIGPASGGFLGVDLFFVISGYLITTILLHKQDLGYQELLPFWMGRIRRLLPAAYVMIFLTVSWCAIAGSNALLSIRGDALSSFFYVSNWWYIFHQLSYFDSFNAVSPLKNLWSLAIEEQFYIIWPVLLIAGLKWVKNRSHLPMITFGLALVSALWMAILYSPDMDPSRVYYGTDTRAFALLIGCSLAFVWPMQRLSSKKLLPVGRRILHIAGFGSFAVFLLCVYAVDEFDGFLYQGGMLLFCLNAAILIACICHPASLLGKWLSYQPLVWLGKRSYGIYLWHYPIIVLTTPVIEIGQPSMGRVALQIIAILLIAEASYRFIEQPIRRLGFKQYFASWSIWKKGYKQWSTSHKVFLGITAALIILFTIGMSSSSHTSPHAKEVTQIKTAPKKAGDSTESKTKKKKEKHEKKTADQKQFHQILAIGDSVMLDIATNLEKAYAQVTIDAKVGRQMNEAVSIAPQYASFNQSNAAVIIELGTNGYFTEGTLTAFIQQFSKAHIFLVNTRVPRSWENDVNAVIQRVADQHANVTLVDWHSAATGQPSYFQPDGVHLSTKGSDTLTQLITASIKKKGDVSSSS; encoded by the coding sequence ATGAACAGCAAGGAGAATCGTTTACGTTATATATTAGGATTAGATGGGCTAAGAGCCATTGCTGTATTGGCGGTCATTGCTTATCACTTACATATTGGACCTGCGAGCGGCGGGTTTCTTGGCGTTGATTTGTTTTTTGTGATCTCTGGTTACTTGATTACGACGATCTTGTTACATAAACAGGATTTGGGCTATCAAGAGCTTTTGCCATTTTGGATGGGCCGGATCAGAAGGCTCCTTCCAGCTGCATACGTGATGATTTTCTTAACCGTCAGCTGGTGTGCGATTGCGGGTTCGAATGCACTTTTGTCCATTCGTGGCGATGCCTTATCGTCCTTTTTTTATGTCAGTAACTGGTGGTACATTTTCCATCAGCTGTCTTATTTTGATAGCTTCAATGCTGTATCTCCACTGAAAAATTTATGGTCTTTGGCGATCGAAGAGCAATTTTATATCATTTGGCCAGTACTATTGATTGCAGGGCTAAAATGGGTAAAAAATAGATCCCACCTGCCAATGATCACCTTTGGCCTTGCGCTTGTCTCCGCCTTATGGATGGCGATTCTTTATTCACCAGATATGGACCCAAGTAGGGTTTATTATGGAACAGATACTCGTGCATTTGCGCTTCTGATTGGGTGCAGCCTAGCATTTGTATGGCCCATGCAAAGACTGTCCAGCAAAAAGCTACTTCCTGTTGGCAGGCGTATTTTACATATCGCTGGTTTTGGATCGTTTGCAGTTTTTCTTCTATGTGTTTATGCAGTGGACGAATTTGACGGCTTTCTCTATCAAGGCGGCATGCTTTTATTCTGTCTGAATGCAGCCATTTTAATTGCGTGCATCTGCCACCCTGCAAGCCTACTAGGAAAATGGCTCTCCTATCAGCCACTCGTCTGGCTTGGAAAGCGTTCTTATGGTATTTACCTGTGGCATTATCCCATCATCGTGCTGACCACCCCTGTCATTGAAATTGGACAGCCTTCTATGGGACGTGTCGCATTGCAGATCATTGCCATTTTACTCATTGCAGAGGCTTCTTACCGCTTCATCGAGCAGCCGATTCGCCGGCTTGGCTTCAAACAATATTTTGCCTCTTGGTCTATTTGGAAAAAGGGATACAAACAATGGTCTACGTCTCATAAAGTGTTCCTTGGAATCACTGCGGCTCTTATCATTTTATTTACCATTGGCATGTCCAGCTCATCTCATACGTCTCCACATGCCAAGGAAGTGACACAAATTAAGACGGCACCGAAAAAAGCAGGCGACTCTACGGAATCAAAAACGAAGAAAAAGAAAGAAAAACACGAGAAGAAAACAGCAGATCAGAAGCAGTTTCACCAAATTCTTGCTATTGGTGATTCCGTCATGCTAGACATAGCAACGAATCTTGAAAAGGCATATGCACAAGTCACTATCGATGCAAAGGTTGGCAGACAAATGAACGAAGCCGTCAGCATCGCTCCTCAGTATGCTTCATTTAATCAATCTAATGCCGCTGTTATCATTGAGCTTGGCACGAATGGCTATTTTACTGAGGGCACATTGACAGCATTCATTCAGCAATTTTCAAAGGCGCATATTTTCCTTGTGAACACAAGAGTCCCAAGGTCTTGGGAAAATGATGTGAATGCAGTCATTCAGCGAGTGGCCGATCAACATGCCAATGTGACCCTAGTCGATTGGCATTCAGCCGCTACCGGACAGCCATCTTATTTTCAGCCTGATGGTGTTCACCTTTCAACTAAAGGCTCTGACACATTGACACAGCTCATTACAGCGAGTATCAAGAAAAAAGGAGATGTGTCATCTTCATCATAA
- a CDS encoding MarR family winged helix-turn-helix transcriptional regulator — MALTAFCSEEAEVLYRLQCVNRMMGVKFEACTGISQSRLELLSLLFQADEISQSDLQKKVNIDSAAVTRHLKQLETKGMVTRRRKPEDNRVTLVRLTEEGRTRIEASKKEKERFISEMLENVSDEERKLLTDVLSRIQQNIEKIQTT; from the coding sequence ATGGCATTGACTGCATTTTGCTCTGAAGAAGCAGAGGTATTATACCGTTTGCAGTGCGTGAACCGTATGATGGGCGTGAAGTTCGAAGCATGCACGGGCATCAGCCAATCAAGATTAGAGTTGCTCTCACTGTTATTTCAAGCAGACGAAATCAGCCAGTCAGATTTGCAGAAAAAAGTAAATATTGATAGTGCGGCTGTGACGCGTCACTTAAAACAGTTAGAAACAAAAGGAATGGTCACGCGCAGAAGAAAGCCAGAAGATAATCGAGTCACACTTGTTCGTCTGACAGAAGAAGGCAGAACAAGAATCGAAGCTTCTAAAAAAGAAAAAGAACGATTTATTTCAGAAATGCTAGAGAACGTAAGTGACGAAGAACGAAAGCTTCTCACTGATGTGCTCAGCCGAATACAACAAAACATCGAAAAGATTCAAACAACTTAA
- a CDS encoding MFS transporter, with the protein MKNYIDSPQKLKKLFKRVLFVVSLSQIFGGAGIAAGITVGALLAQQMLGTEAYAGVPIALFTLGSAGSAFIVGKLSQRYGRRIGLSAGFVAGGLGAIGVVIAAMMNSVILLFASLFIYGAGTATNLQARYAGTDLANSKQRATAISMTMVMTTFGAVAGPNLVEMMGELAVSIGVPALAGPFILSAAAFIVAGLVLFILLRPDPLVIAQKIAIYKAEHGHGNQRDSADQKIDRKGLTVGAAVMILTQIVMVALMTMTPVHMQHHGHGLAEVGIVIGFHIGAMYLPSPITGVLVDKLGRTAMSIASGITLLLAGLLAAFAPSDSMILLIIALSLLGLGWNFGLISGTAQIVDSTEPSTRAKTQGTLDVFVALAGASGGALSGMIVANTSYAALSLSGGILSLILIPVIVWSFKSKT; encoded by the coding sequence ATGAAGAATTATATAGATTCACCCCAAAAATTGAAAAAATTATTTAAACGAGTATTGTTCGTTGTCAGTCTATCGCAAATATTTGGAGGGGCTGGTATAGCCGCAGGAATTACGGTAGGTGCACTTTTAGCTCAACAAATGCTTGGAACTGAAGCCTATGCAGGAGTCCCAATCGCTTTATTTACTTTGGGGTCAGCTGGGTCAGCCTTCATTGTAGGAAAGCTTTCGCAACGTTATGGACGGCGCATCGGTTTATCGGCAGGTTTTGTTGCTGGAGGGCTAGGAGCAATTGGTGTAGTGATTGCAGCTATGATGAATAGTGTCATTTTACTATTTGCATCGCTCTTCATTTACGGCGCAGGAACAGCTACAAATTTACAAGCTCGTTATGCTGGGACTGACTTAGCGAATTCTAAACAACGTGCAACTGCAATTAGTATGACAATGGTCATGACAACATTTGGAGCAGTAGCAGGTCCGAATTTAGTTGAAATGATGGGGGAATTAGCAGTATCAATTGGTGTTCCAGCACTTGCGGGTCCCTTTATTTTATCAGCAGCAGCATTTATTGTAGCAGGTCTTGTCCTTTTTATTCTGCTGCGTCCTGATCCGTTAGTCATTGCTCAAAAAATAGCAATTTACAAAGCAGAGCATGGGCATGGAAATCAACGAGATTCTGCTGATCAAAAAATAGATAGAAAAGGGCTTACAGTAGGTGCCGCGGTTATGATCTTAACTCAAATCGTCATGGTTGCACTCATGACTATGACACCGGTGCATATGCAGCATCATGGTCATGGATTAGCCGAAGTGGGCATTGTGATTGGTTTTCATATAGGTGCGATGTATCTTCCTTCACCTATCACGGGTGTACTTGTAGATAAACTAGGACGAACAGCTATGAGCATAGCGTCGGGCATCACATTGTTACTTGCTGGTTTATTAGCAGCATTCGCACCAAGTGATTCAATGATTCTATTAATCATTGCTCTTTCTTTACTTGGATTGGGATGGAACTTTGGTTTAATTAGTGGTACTGCTCAAATAGTTGATTCTACAGAACCATCAACCCGGGCAAAAACCCAAGGAACACTCGATGTTTTTGTTGCGTTAGCAGGTGCTTCTGGCGGCGCTCTTTCAGGAATGATCGTTGCGAATACGAGTTATGCTGCATTATCTTTAAGCGGAGGAATTTTATCGTTAATTCTCATACCCGTCATAGTTTGGTCTTTTAAAAGTAAAACATAA
- a CDS encoding sugar-binding transcriptional regulator encodes MDREKQQLSIEAARLYYLSDYSQQEIAKQLDLSRPTVSRLLQYAKEKGYVQITVMDPFEDLNELSSLLKEKYDLLEAHVVFSPKDDYPTITEYLSQFGAEYLQNTVKDGDIVGVSWGTTMYQIAQKMQPKQVKGVEVVQLKGGISHSHVNTYSAETIQLFAEAFQTAPRYLPLPVVFDSAAVKEMVEQDRHIQRIIEMGKQANIAVFTVGTVRDEALLFRLGYFREEEKALLKASSVGDICSRFYDQEGKICSAAINNRTIGVELDDLRTKERSILVAGGHRKVASIHGALRGKYANVLIIDQHTAKALLNVTK; translated from the coding sequence ATGGATCGGGAGAAACAACAACTGAGTATTGAAGCGGCAAGGCTATATTATTTATCGGATTACAGCCAGCAGGAAATTGCCAAACAGCTCGACCTGTCGAGACCAACTGTATCTCGGCTGCTTCAATATGCGAAGGAGAAGGGGTACGTCCAGATAACGGTAATGGACCCGTTTGAAGACTTAAATGAGCTTTCTTCGTTGCTCAAGGAAAAATATGACCTGCTCGAAGCTCATGTGGTGTTTTCGCCCAAAGATGATTATCCTACGATCACCGAATACTTGAGCCAATTTGGTGCTGAGTACTTGCAAAACACAGTAAAAGACGGTGATATCGTTGGTGTGAGCTGGGGAACCACTATGTATCAAATTGCTCAAAAGATGCAACCTAAACAGGTCAAAGGTGTAGAGGTTGTCCAGCTGAAGGGCGGGATTAGCCACTCCCATGTGAATACATATTCTGCGGAAACCATCCAGCTGTTTGCAGAGGCCTTTCAAACAGCACCGCGCTATTTGCCGCTTCCTGTTGTATTTGATAGTGCTGCCGTCAAAGAGATGGTTGAACAGGACAGACATATTCAGCGCATCATTGAAATGGGCAAACAGGCGAATATTGCTGTGTTCACTGTTGGAACGGTAAGAGATGAAGCCCTTTTGTTTAGACTTGGTTACTTCCGCGAAGAAGAAAAAGCACTGCTCAAAGCATCCAGCGTCGGAGACATCTGCTCGCGCTTTTATGATCAAGAAGGAAAAATTTGCAGTGCAGCGATTAACAACCGTACAATTGGCGTGGAGCTTGATGATTTAAGGACAAAAGAACGTTCTATTCTTGTTGCTGGCGGACATCGCAAGGTAGCTTCTATCCACGGGGCACTAAGAGGAAAATATGCGAACGTCTTGATTATTGATCAGCATACAGCAAAGGCTCTTTTAAATGTCACAAAATAG
- a CDS encoding stage III sporulation protein AH — protein sequence MFVLNRQPKKKEYNALIDLCCEVCDEFQLVFRKDLADFDDYREILNKLSPSLKEMKEESEWATTILGDGQTAYVYYYYANEHTKNLLKELSNSLYGWVHPNLLEDLSFFKNGKEWMVSSSHEEESYIFPENEEEIESLKQIKGLKWTIQEDDE from the coding sequence ATGTTTGTTTTAAATCGTCAACCAAAAAAGAAGGAATACAATGCGCTCATCGATTTATGTTGTGAAGTATGTGATGAATTCCAATTAGTTTTTAGAAAAGATTTAGCTGATTTTGATGATTATCGTGAAATTCTAAATAAACTTTCACCATCTCTTAAAGAAATGAAGGAAGAGTCTGAGTGGGCTACTACGATTCTAGGAGATGGTCAAACAGCTTATGTTTATTATTATTATGCCAATGAACACACAAAAAATTTGTTAAAAGAACTTTCGAACTCTCTATACGGGTGGGTTCACCCTAATTTACTGGAGGATTTATCATTCTTCAAAAATGGAAAAGAGTGGATGGTTTCAAGCTCACATGAAGAGGAGAGCTATATTTTTCCTGAAAACGAAGAAGAAATTGAGAGTTTAAAACAAATCAAAGGTCTTAAATGGACTATACAAGAAGATGATGAATAA
- a CDS encoding putative quinol monooxygenase: protein MIIIHAGMTIHPEKETVFLEEINALMTASQAEEGNVSYKLFKDTDKENTFLMVEVWKDDAAVQSHNASAHFQAFVAKAKEFLAAPLDVVAFQGQQLS from the coding sequence ATGATTATTATTCATGCAGGGATGACCATTCATCCAGAAAAAGAAACCGTATTTCTAGAAGAAATCAATGCATTAATGACAGCTTCACAAGCGGAAGAAGGCAATGTATCCTACAAGTTGTTCAAGGATACAGATAAGGAAAATACCTTCTTAATGGTAGAAGTGTGGAAAGATGACGCTGCGGTTCAGAGCCATAATGCGAGTGCACATTTCCAAGCTTTCGTCGCGAAGGCAAAAGAATTCTTAGCCGCTCCACTTGACGTTGTTGCCTTTCAAGGTCAGCAACTTTCATAG
- a CDS encoding nitroreductase family protein: MATTLKTNDFMEIMKGRRSIRNYDPAVKISKEEMAEILEEATTAPSSVNAQPWRFMVIDSPEGKEKLAPLAKFNQTQVSTSAAVIAVFADMKSNEYLDEIYSKAVEHGYMPQEVKERQIAALTAHFEVLPEQVNRETILIDGGIVSMQLMLAARAHGYDTNPIGGFDKEVIAETFGWDKERYVPVMLLSIGKAADEGYASYRLPIERITEWK; this comes from the coding sequence ATGGCTACAACATTAAAAACAAACGATTTTATGGAAATTATGAAAGGACGCCGTTCTATTCGTAACTATGACCCAGCTGTGAAAATCAGCAAAGAAGAAATGGCAGAGATTCTAGAAGAAGCAACAACTGCACCATCATCAGTGAATGCACAGCCTTGGCGCTTCATGGTCATTGACAGCCCAGAAGGAAAAGAAAAGCTTGCACCACTTGCAAAATTCAACCAAACTCAAGTGTCAACATCAGCAGCTGTCATTGCCGTATTTGCAGATATGAAAAGCAATGAATACTTAGATGAAATTTATTCAAAAGCAGTAGAACATGGCTACATGCCGCAAGAAGTGAAAGAAAGACAAATTGCTGCACTTACTGCACACTTTGAGGTACTTCCAGAGCAAGTCAACCGCGAAACAATCTTAATTGACGGTGGAATTGTGTCTATGCAGCTTATGCTTGCAGCACGTGCACATGGCTATGATACAAATCCAATTGGCGGATTTGATAAAGAAGTCATCGCTGAAACATTTGGCTGGGATAAAGAACGCTATGTACCAGTGATGCTTTTATCAATTGGGAAAGCTGCTGACGAAGGTTATGCATCTTACCGCTTACCGATTGAACGCATTACAGAGTGGAAATAA
- a CDS encoding NupC/NupG family nucleoside CNT transporter, with amino-acid sequence MKYVIGIIGLLVILAIAWLASNGKKRVKFRPVIVMIVLQFILGYILLNTGVGNFLVGGFAKGFQMLLGYAGEGINFVFGGLMNDKASTFFINVLLPIVFISALIGILQHWRILPLIVRGIGYLLSKVNGMGKLESYNAVASAILGQSEVFISIKKQLGLLPQQRLYTLCASAMSTVSMSIVGAYMQMIKPEYVVTALVLNLFGGFIIASIINPYEVAKDEDMLEVVEEEKQSFFEMLGEYIMDGFKVAIVVAAMLIGFVALIAMINGIFTAVIGVSFQDVLGYVFAPFAFIVGVPWSEAVQAGSIMATKMVSNEFVAMQILSGDAFHFTARTEAIISVFLVSFANFSSIGIIAGAVKGLNEKQGNVVARFGLKLLFGATLVSFLTAGVVGLIY; translated from the coding sequence ATGAAATACGTGATTGGTATCATCGGTTTGCTGGTGATTCTCGCCATTGCATGGCTAGCTAGTAACGGCAAAAAACGGGTAAAATTCCGTCCAGTAATTGTCATGATTGTACTGCAATTTATTTTAGGTTATATTCTGCTCAATACAGGTGTTGGAAACTTCCTAGTCGGAGGCTTTGCAAAAGGATTCCAAATGCTACTAGGCTATGCCGGTGAAGGAATCAACTTCGTATTTGGCGGATTAATGAATGATAAGGCATCAACTTTCTTCATCAACGTCTTACTGCCGATCGTCTTTATTTCGGCATTGATTGGTATCTTGCAGCATTGGCGTATCCTTCCGCTTATCGTACGCGGAATCGGTTATCTGCTCAGCAAAGTAAACGGTATGGGGAAACTAGAATCTTACAACGCAGTAGCGTCTGCGATTTTAGGCCAATCAGAAGTCTTTATTTCCATTAAGAAACAGCTCGGATTATTACCTCAGCAGCGTCTTTATACATTATGTGCATCTGCCATGTCGACCGTATCGATGTCGATTGTCGGTGCGTACATGCAAATGATTAAACCAGAGTACGTGGTCACAGCACTTGTGCTGAACCTATTTGGTGGATTTATTATCGCGTCTATTATCAATCCATATGAAGTAGCTAAGGACGAAGACATGCTTGAAGTCGTTGAAGAAGAAAAGCAATCCTTCTTTGAAATGCTTGGCGAATATATTATGGACGGTTTCAAAGTAGCGATTGTTGTCGCTGCGATGTTGATTGGATTCGTTGCATTAATTGCGATGATTAATGGAATCTTTACAGCTGTTATCGGTGTGTCTTTCCAAGATGTACTTGGTTATGTATTTGCTCCATTTGCTTTCATTGTTGGTGTACCTTGGAGCGAAGCAGTACAAGCAGGAAGCATTATGGCAACGAAAATGGTTTCCAACGAATTTGTGGCAATGCAAATCCTGTCTGGCGATGCTTTCCATTTCACTGCTCGTACAGAAGCGATTATCTCTGTATTCCTTGTATCATTTGCGAACTTCTCTTCTATCGGTATCATTGCTGGAGCAGTCAAAGGCTTAAACGAAAAACAAGGAAACGTGGTCGCACGCTTTGGATTAAAGCTTCTATTTGGTGCAACACTTGTCAGCTTCTTAACAGCAGGCGTTGTCGGTTTGATTTACTAA